A stretch of the Capsicum annuum cultivar UCD-10X-F1 chromosome 8, UCD10Xv1.1, whole genome shotgun sequence genome encodes the following:
- the LOC107856670 gene encoding loganic acid O-methyltransferase-like isoform X2: MKKKHIYILALLFKMTTSYPMNAGDGPYSYFKNSHLQGMLDESLVDSFNLPMYFLSPEDMTKVVEKNGCFSIEIMELTYPKSKLVDEADAKTLMINLRAVLEGVIINHFAYPNQHSSIHFNIS, encoded by the exons atgaagaaaaagcatatatatatattagcgtTATTATTCAAAATGACAACATCTTACCCTATGAATGCTGGTGATGGTCCTTATAGCTACTTTAAAAACTCCCATTTGCag GGAATGCTTGATGAATCTTTAGTTGACTCGTTCAATTTGCCAATGTATTTTCTTTCTCCTGAAGACATGACTAAAGTGGTGGAGAAAAATGGTTGTTTTAGTATTGAGATAATGGAGTTGACATATCCCAAATCAAAGCTTGTGGATGAGGCTGATGCAAAGACTTTAATGATAAATCTAAGGGCTGTTTTAGAAGGAGTAATAATAAATcattttgcctacccaaaccaaCATTCgtctatccatttcaacatatcataa
- the LOC107856670 gene encoding loganic acid O-methyltransferase-like isoform X1 produces MKKKHIYILALLFKMTTSYPMNAGDGPYSYFKNSHLQREVLDNSKEMGMLDESLVDSFNLPMYFLSPEDMTKVVEKNGCFSIEIMELTYPKSKLVDEADAKTLMINLRAVLEGVIINHFAYPNQHSSIHFNIS; encoded by the exons atgaagaaaaagcatatatatatattagcgtTATTATTCAAAATGACAACATCTTACCCTATGAATGCTGGTGATGGTCCTTATAGCTACTTTAAAAACTCCCATTTGCag AGAGAAGTGTTAGATAATTCAAAGGAAATG GGAATGCTTGATGAATCTTTAGTTGACTCGTTCAATTTGCCAATGTATTTTCTTTCTCCTGAAGACATGACTAAAGTGGTGGAGAAAAATGGTTGTTTTAGTATTGAGATAATGGAGTTGACATATCCCAAATCAAAGCTTGTGGATGAGGCTGATGCAAAGACTTTAATGATAAATCTAAGGGCTGTTTTAGAAGGAGTAATAATAAATcattttgcctacccaaaccaaCATTCgtctatccatttcaacatatcataa